Proteins encoded together in one Micromonospora kangleipakensis window:
- a CDS encoding TetR/AcrR family transcriptional regulator: MDRAGAGGAPDKRTLYELLWGTPSPPRRGPRPTLTLTAIARAGIAIADADGLDGLTMQRVAESLDVTKMALYRYVPGKAELVALMIETAVGEPPAPPEGAGWRDQLDDWARQLFDRFRRHPWALAATVGARVMGPNELGWLDRALAALTGTGLNGGEMLDVAVLLLGHARNLAQQVAAMDTGTPEQALESGLAALLRGQEERFPALIAAVGSAAAHAAQDQALDFGLARILDGVDLLIRTRHP; the protein is encoded by the coding sequence ATGGACCGGGCGGGTGCCGGTGGCGCGCCGGACAAGCGCACGCTCTACGAGCTGCTGTGGGGGACGCCGAGCCCGCCACGGCGTGGGCCCCGCCCCACGCTGACCCTGACGGCGATCGCCCGGGCCGGCATCGCGATCGCCGACGCCGACGGGCTCGACGGCCTGACCATGCAGCGGGTCGCCGAGTCCCTGGACGTGACCAAGATGGCGCTGTACCGGTACGTCCCCGGCAAGGCGGAACTGGTCGCCCTCATGATCGAGACGGCGGTGGGCGAACCCCCCGCGCCACCGGAGGGCGCCGGCTGGCGCGACCAGCTCGACGACTGGGCCCGGCAGCTGTTCGACCGCTTCCGGCGGCACCCCTGGGCCCTGGCGGCCACCGTCGGCGCCCGGGTGATGGGCCCGAACGAGCTCGGCTGGCTGGACCGGGCCCTCGCCGCCCTCACCGGCACCGGCCTGAACGGCGGCGAGATGCTGGACGTCGCGGTGCTCCTGCTCGGGCACGCCCGCAACCTGGCCCAGCAGGTGGCGGCGATGGACACCGGCACGCCCGAGCAGGCGCTGGAATCCGGCCTGGCGGCCCTGCTCCGGGGCCAGGAGGAGCGCTTTCCGGCGCTGATCGCCGCGGTCGGGTCGGCGGCCGCGCACGCCGCCCAGGACCAGGCCCTCGACTTCGGACTGGCCCGCATCCTCGACGGCGTCGACCTCCTCATCCGGACCCGCCACCCCTGA
- a CDS encoding carotenoid biosynthesis protein has protein sequence MPRRLPWALLAVLVLAQICYPLTDGATRAGLTVATVVLGYLLSVGHALLSRGARTAGALVAVATGGGFAIEAVGVATGVPFGSYDYSGELGPKLAGVPLIIPLAWTWMAWPAWLAAVRLTSSRPGRIALAAVGLAAWDLFLDPQMVAEGYWVWRDATPALPGLPGIPVSNYLGWLLFAVLLMSALRPLAGATADRTDGRDAPMFGLYLWTYFSSVLAHAVFLRLPASSVWGAAGMAVTALPLAGTLLRARRDGTDRREPHRAPRPGVDAAA, from the coding sequence ATCCCGCGGCGGCTGCCCTGGGCGCTGCTGGCCGTCCTGGTCCTCGCCCAGATCTGCTACCCGCTCACCGACGGCGCGACCCGGGCCGGGCTGACCGTGGCCACCGTCGTCCTCGGGTACCTGCTCTCGGTCGGCCACGCACTGCTCAGCCGGGGTGCGCGCACGGCGGGGGCGCTGGTCGCGGTGGCCACCGGCGGCGGGTTCGCGATCGAGGCGGTCGGGGTGGCCACCGGCGTCCCGTTCGGCAGCTACGACTACTCCGGTGAGCTGGGACCGAAGCTGGCCGGGGTGCCGCTGATCATCCCGCTCGCCTGGACCTGGATGGCCTGGCCGGCCTGGCTGGCCGCGGTCCGGCTCACCTCGTCCCGACCCGGGCGGATCGCGCTGGCCGCCGTCGGGCTGGCCGCCTGGGACCTCTTCCTCGACCCGCAGATGGTGGCCGAGGGGTACTGGGTGTGGCGGGACGCCACCCCGGCGCTGCCCGGGCTGCCCGGCATCCCGGTCAGCAACTACCTCGGCTGGCTGCTCTTCGCGGTGCTGCTGATGAGCGCGCTGCGCCCCCTCGCCGGGGCCACCGCCGACCGCACCGACGGGCGGGACGCGCCGATGTTCGGGCTCTACCTGTGGACGTACTTCTCCAGCGTGCTGGCGCACGCGGTCTTCCTCCGCCTGCCCGCCTCGTCGGTCTGGGGCGCGGCCGGCATGGCGGTGACCGCCCTGCCCCTGGCCGGGACGCTGCTCCGCGCCCGGCGCGACGGCACCGACCGGCGGGAGCCGCACCGGGCGCCACGCCCCGGCGTCGACGCGGCGGCATGA
- a CDS encoding phytoene desaturase family protein, giving the protein MARIVVIGAGVGGLATAARLAVTGHEVTVFERADTVGGKLGRYAHDTPAGSFHFDTGPSLLTLPQVFHDLFEATGAKLDEYLDLTPLDPIVRHVFPGDGPALDSCADPAEFAARIGAALGDRAAADWQRLWRRAARVWEASHRDILRRAIDSPRDLAGLAWRLGDLAAIGPGRSLRGLGRKHLSDPRLRMLLDRYATYTGADPRRAPAALVAVPYAELAFGGWYLRGGLGTLADALLSRCLDLGVVVQTGATVTRIDAVGGRVHGVRLAGVAAPVPADVVVANVDALTVYRDLLPSPRRLAGLTDRSLAGFVLLLGVRGDSGLAHHNVFFPRDHDAEFDAVFGDPGRGIRARPAVDPTVFVTVADDPMVRPDGHEAWFVLVNAARHGTAPGAVDWRRPGLAESYADRILDVLAERGVDVRDRLVFREIRTPADLDAATGAPGGTIYGTAGGLLRPANRGPAHGLWLVGGSSHPGGGLLMVTMSAQIVAEEIGPAW; this is encoded by the coding sequence ATGGCGCGGATCGTGGTCATCGGCGCCGGCGTGGGTGGCCTGGCCACCGCGGCCCGGCTGGCCGTCACCGGGCACGAGGTCACCGTCTTCGAGCGGGCCGACACCGTGGGCGGCAAGCTCGGCCGGTACGCCCACGACACCCCGGCGGGGTCGTTCCACTTCGACACCGGGCCGAGCCTGCTCACCCTGCCCCAGGTCTTCCACGATCTGTTCGAGGCGACCGGGGCCAAGCTCGACGAGTACCTCGACCTGACCCCGCTGGACCCGATCGTCCGGCACGTCTTTCCCGGCGACGGGCCCGCCCTGGACTCGTGCGCCGACCCGGCCGAGTTCGCCGCGCGGATCGGCGCGGCCCTCGGCGACCGGGCCGCCGCCGACTGGCAGCGGCTCTGGCGGCGCGCCGCCCGGGTCTGGGAGGCGTCGCACCGGGACATCCTGCGCCGCGCCATCGACTCCCCCCGCGACCTGGCCGGGCTGGCCTGGCGGCTGGGCGACCTGGCCGCCATCGGGCCCGGCCGCAGCCTGCGCGGGCTGGGCCGCAAGCACCTGTCCGACCCCCGGCTGCGGATGCTGCTCGACCGGTACGCCACCTACACCGGCGCCGACCCGCGCCGGGCCCCGGCCGCGCTGGTCGCCGTCCCCTACGCCGAGCTGGCCTTCGGCGGCTGGTACCTGCGCGGCGGGCTGGGCACCCTCGCGGACGCGCTGCTCTCCCGCTGCCTGGACCTCGGCGTGGTCGTGCAGACCGGCGCCACGGTCACCCGGATCGACGCCGTGGGCGGCCGGGTCCACGGCGTACGCCTCGCCGGCGTCGCCGCGCCCGTCCCCGCCGACGTGGTGGTGGCCAACGTCGACGCGCTCACCGTCTACCGGGACCTGCTGCCCAGCCCCCGCCGGCTGGCCGGGCTGACCGACCGCAGCCTGGCCGGCTTCGTGCTGCTGCTCGGGGTCCGCGGCGACTCCGGGCTGGCCCACCACAACGTCTTCTTCCCCCGCGACCACGACGCCGAGTTCGACGCGGTCTTCGGCGACCCGGGGCGCGGCATCCGGGCCCGGCCGGCGGTCGACCCGACCGTCTTCGTCACCGTCGCCGACGACCCGATGGTCCGCCCGGACGGGCACGAGGCGTGGTTCGTACTGGTCAACGCCGCCCGGCACGGCACCGCCCCGGGCGCGGTCGACTGGCGTCGCCCGGGGCTCGCGGAGTCGTACGCCGACCGGATCCTCGACGTGCTCGCCGAGCGGGGCGTGGACGTGCGGGACCGGCTGGTGTTCCGGGAGATCCGTACCCCGGCCGACCTGGACGCCGCGACCGGCGCGCCGGGCGGGACGATCTACGGCACCGCGGGCGGGCTGCTCCGCCCGGCCAACCGGGGTCCGGCCCACGGGCTCTGGCTGGTCGGCGGCTCCAGCCACCCCGGCGGCGGCCTGCTGATGGTCACCATGTCGGCCCAGATCGTCGCCGAGGAGATCGGCCCGGCCTGGTAG
- a CDS encoding glycosyltransferase — MTAVLALVAVAALTAHTWVNATRWLRRPDAGPVEVTEPVAVLLPLRDEADRVEPCLRALLAQRGVPGLRIVVLDDGSTDGTADVVRAVAGDDPRLTLLTGVAPPPGWLGKPHACWQLATRTDPGATVLAFVDADVVLTPYAVAAAVTELRAARAALLSPYPRILVRGGADRLVQPLLQWLWLTFLPLRAMERSPRPSLAAAGGQFLVVDRAGYLRAGGHAAVADKVLEDIELARAVKCSGGRIALADGSKLAACRMYETWPQLRDGYTKSLWASFGHPAAAAVVVTLLLLLYTAPPLVAVAALAAGAPVVAALALATYALGVAGRALSARATGGRAWPDALAHPVSVVVLGWLTFRSYHLRKRRRLSWRGRPVS; from the coding sequence ATGACCGCCGTCCTCGCCCTCGTCGCGGTCGCCGCGCTCACCGCGCACACCTGGGTCAACGCCACCCGCTGGCTGCGCCGCCCCGACGCCGGTCCGGTCGAGGTGACCGAACCGGTGGCGGTGCTGCTGCCGCTGCGCGACGAGGCCGACCGGGTGGAGCCGTGCCTGCGCGCGCTGCTCGCCCAGCGGGGCGTGCCCGGGCTGCGGATCGTGGTGCTCGACGACGGATCCACCGACGGCACGGCCGACGTGGTGCGCGCGGTGGCCGGCGACGACCCGCGGCTCACCCTGCTCACCGGGGTCGCCCCGCCGCCGGGCTGGCTGGGCAAGCCGCACGCCTGCTGGCAGCTCGCCACCCGCACCGACCCGGGCGCCACCGTGCTGGCCTTCGTCGACGCCGACGTGGTGCTCACCCCGTACGCCGTCGCGGCGGCGGTGACCGAGCTGCGCGCGGCCCGGGCGGCGCTGCTGTCGCCGTACCCCCGGATCCTGGTGCGCGGCGGGGCCGACCGGCTGGTGCAGCCGCTGCTGCAGTGGCTGTGGCTGACCTTCCTGCCGCTGCGCGCGATGGAGCGCTCGCCGCGGCCGTCCCTGGCGGCGGCCGGCGGGCAGTTCCTCGTCGTCGACCGGGCCGGCTACCTGCGGGCCGGCGGGCACGCGGCGGTCGCCGACAAGGTGCTGGAGGACATCGAGCTGGCCCGGGCGGTGAAGTGCTCCGGCGGCCGGATCGCCCTCGCCGACGGCTCGAAGCTGGCCGCCTGCCGGATGTACGAGACCTGGCCGCAGCTGCGCGACGGCTACACCAAGTCGCTCTGGGCCTCCTTCGGCCACCCGGCGGCGGCGGCGGTCGTGGTGACGCTGCTGCTCCTGCTCTACACGGCTCCCCCGCTGGTCGCGGTCGCGGCGCTGGCGGCCGGCGCGCCGGTGGTGGCGGCGCTCGCCCTGGCCACCTACGCGCTGGGCGTCGCCGGACGGGCGCTCAGCGCCCGGGCCACCGGCGGGCGGGCCTGGCCCGACGCGCTGGCACACCCCGTGTCGGTCGTGGTCCTCGGTTGGCTGACATTCCGGTCGTACCATCTGCGGAAGCGGCGCCGGCTGTCCTGGCGGGGCCGCCCGGTCAGCTAG
- a CDS encoding monooxygenase, whose amino-acid sequence MSRFTGERRPATARDTSPELVTLHVWRIPRTAVPGALARMATHPLRLRLTRGVRFGKLLGTGTGTGFGPGDADLTRWAALVAWDSATAAAGFDASPVGRSWARIARSSVRVDLRPLTSRGEWSGVRPFGDPPGGRVDGPVLALTRARLRARRAVTFWRAIPPVAAALHAAPGLLARFGVGEAPLGWQGTVSVWRDPADLVAFAYRHPEHRAAITRTPTEGWYAEELFARFEVRDVAGDRTVLGWVAEGGPETARGRA is encoded by the coding sequence ATGTCGCGATTCACCGGCGAGCGCCGGCCGGCCACCGCCCGCGACACCAGCCCGGAGCTGGTCACCCTGCACGTGTGGCGGATCCCCCGGACGGCCGTCCCCGGGGCGCTGGCCCGAATGGCTACGCATCCGCTGCGGCTGCGCCTGACCCGCGGCGTACGGTTCGGCAAGCTGCTCGGCACCGGGACCGGCACCGGTTTCGGTCCCGGCGACGCCGATTTGACCCGGTGGGCGGCGCTGGTGGCCTGGGATTCCGCGACCGCGGCCGCCGGCTTCGACGCCTCGCCCGTGGGCCGTTCCTGGGCTCGCATCGCCCGCTCGTCGGTACGGGTCGACCTGCGCCCGCTCACCAGCCGCGGCGAGTGGTCCGGCGTCCGCCCCTTCGGCGACCCGCCCGGCGGCCGGGTCGACGGGCCGGTGCTGGCGCTGACCCGGGCCCGGCTGCGGGCCCGCCGGGCGGTCACCTTCTGGCGGGCGATCCCGCCGGTCGCCGCCGCCCTGCACGCCGCGCCCGGGCTGCTCGCCCGGTTCGGCGTCGGCGAGGCCCCGCTCGGCTGGCAGGGCACGGTGAGCGTGTGGCGCGATCCGGCGGACCTGGTGGCGTTCGCGTACCGTCACCCGGAGCACCGCGCCGCGATCACCCGCACCCCCACCGAGGGGTGGTACGCGGAGGAGCTCTTCGCGCGGTTCGAGGTGCGCGACGTGGCGGGCGACCGGACGGTGCTCGGTTGGGTCGCCGAGGGCGGTCCGGAAACGGCGAGAGGACGCGCATGA
- a CDS encoding GNAT family N-acetyltransferase, which yields MRLVRWTPDDLVRRLDDVVAVYGEAMGYRADLLDARRGYIGTHVRRPGFRAVASLTTEGHLAGFGYGYLGAAGQWWHDQVYRALDGDARRRWLTHCFEVVELHVRPPAQGHGLGAGQLRALLSMAEGTTTLLSTPEADEQKSRAWRLYRRFGFADILRHFHFPGDERPFGVLGRDLPLPAPATAPGPAAP from the coding sequence ATGAGGTTGGTGCGGTGGACGCCGGACGATCTGGTCCGGCGGCTGGACGACGTGGTGGCCGTCTACGGCGAGGCGATGGGCTACCGCGCCGACCTGCTGGATGCCCGGCGCGGCTACATCGGCACCCACGTCCGCCGCCCCGGCTTCCGGGCCGTCGCCAGCCTCACCACCGAGGGCCACCTGGCCGGCTTCGGGTACGGCTACCTCGGCGCCGCCGGCCAGTGGTGGCACGACCAGGTGTACCGGGCGCTCGACGGCGACGCCCGGCGACGGTGGCTGACCCACTGCTTCGAGGTGGTGGAGTTGCACGTCCGGCCGCCCGCGCAGGGGCACGGCCTGGGCGCCGGCCAGCTGCGCGCGCTGCTCAGCATGGCGGAGGGGACGACGACCCTGCTCTCCACGCCGGAGGCCGACGAGCAGAAGTCCCGGGCGTGGCGGCTGTACCGCCGGTTCGGCTTCGCCGACATCCTGCGCCACTTCCACTTCCCCGGCGACGAGCGGCCGTTCGGCGTGCTCGGCCGGGACCTGCCGCTGCCCGCGCCGGCCACCGCCCCCGGCCCCGCCGCGCCGTGA
- a CDS encoding CDP-alcohol phosphatidyltransferase family protein yields the protein MVGTQLNWDQYATAWARLHGGFDPRVAAPVVRAWLRFAYHVGYVLGRLRVGPTAVTVVGVLLCLCVPLFVGRTGDGPLLGALFVLLAAVADSVDGAVAVATNRTTRLGYVYDSVADRLGEAAWLTAFWLLGAPGALVAAAGGLSWLHEYVRARAVSAGMREIGAVTVGERPTRVCVALVGLLVAGLTGLIDVDLPAGTITMATTVWVLLAGFGLGQLLSAVRRALIDAG from the coding sequence GTGGTGGGCACACAGCTGAACTGGGACCAGTACGCGACGGCGTGGGCGCGGCTGCACGGCGGGTTCGACCCCCGGGTGGCGGCGCCAGTGGTCCGCGCCTGGCTGCGCTTCGCCTACCACGTCGGGTACGTGCTGGGCCGGCTGCGGGTCGGCCCGACCGCGGTCACCGTGGTCGGGGTGCTGCTCTGCCTCTGCGTGCCGCTGTTCGTCGGCCGCACCGGGGACGGGCCGCTGCTCGGGGCGCTGTTCGTGCTGCTCGCCGCGGTGGCGGACAGCGTCGACGGCGCGGTGGCGGTGGCGACCAACCGGACCACCCGGCTCGGCTACGTCTACGACTCGGTCGCCGACCGGTTGGGCGAGGCCGCCTGGCTGACCGCGTTCTGGCTGCTCGGCGCGCCGGGCGCGCTGGTCGCCGCCGCCGGTGGCCTCTCCTGGCTGCACGAGTACGTCCGGGCCCGGGCGGTCTCCGCGGGCATGCGGGAGATCGGCGCGGTGACCGTGGGGGAGCGCCCCACCCGGGTCTGCGTGGCCCTGGTCGGGCTGCTGGTCGCCGGGCTGACCGGGCTGATCGACGTGGATCTCCCCGCCGGCACGATCACGATGGCCACCACGGTGTGGGTGCTGCTGGCCGGATTCGGCCTGGGGCAGCTTCTCTCCGCCGTCCGCCGGGCGCTGATCGACGCCGGCTGA
- a CDS encoding YbaK/EbsC family protein, with protein MQPHPNVQAVQRALDDAGARDGAGDASQVRLLPEAVHTAAAAAEALGVGVGAIANSLIFDADDAPLLVLTCGAHRVDAAGLAASIGVTRLRRATPEFVKEHTGQVIGGVAPVGHPRPLRTLVDTALQEYDEVWAAGGVPQAVFPTTYAELLRITAGTPADVA; from the coding sequence ATGCAGCCACATCCGAACGTGCAGGCGGTGCAGCGGGCGCTCGACGACGCGGGCGCGCGGGACGGCGCCGGCGACGCCAGCCAGGTTCGTCTGCTGCCCGAGGCGGTGCACACCGCCGCGGCGGCGGCCGAGGCGCTCGGCGTCGGCGTGGGCGCCATCGCCAACTCGCTGATCTTCGACGCGGACGACGCGCCCCTGCTGGTGCTCACCTGCGGCGCGCACCGGGTGGACGCCGCCGGCCTGGCCGCGTCCATCGGGGTCACCCGGCTGCGCCGGGCGACCCCGGAGTTCGTCAAGGAGCACACCGGTCAGGTGATCGGCGGGGTCGCCCCGGTCGGCCACCCGCGGCCGCTGCGCACCCTGGTCGACACCGCCCTGCAGGAGTACGACGAGGTGTGGGCCGCGGGCGGGGTGCCGCAGGCGGTCTTCCCGACGACGTACGCCGAGCTGCTGCGGATCACCGCCGGGACGCCGGCCGACGTGGCGTGA
- the metF gene encoding methylenetetrahydrofolate reductase [NAD(P)H], which translates to MALGLPSVLPNPQPAIGELIRAGQPTFSFEFFPPKTEQGERLLWQAIRELESLRPSFVSITYGAGGSTRDTTVAVTERIATETTLLPMAHLTAVNHSVAELRHVIGRLAGVGVRNVLAVRGDPPGNPGGEWVPHPQGVQYAEDLVRLVRDAGDFSVGVAAFPYKHPRSPDVASDTAHFVRKCRAGAEFAITQMFFDADDYLRLRDRVAAAGCDTPILAGVMPVTQIGTIERSVQLSGAPFPPALAERFQRVADDPDAVRRLGIEQASEMCAKLLDEGVPGIHFITLNRSTATREVWQHLQAGTRV; encoded by the coding sequence GTGGCGCTCGGTCTCCCCTCGGTCCTCCCGAATCCCCAGCCGGCGATCGGGGAGCTGATCCGTGCTGGCCAGCCGACCTTCTCCTTCGAGTTCTTCCCGCCCAAGACGGAGCAGGGGGAGCGGCTGCTCTGGCAGGCGATCCGCGAGCTGGAGTCGCTGCGTCCCTCGTTCGTCTCGATCACCTACGGCGCGGGCGGGTCGACCCGGGACACCACGGTCGCGGTGACCGAGCGGATCGCCACCGAGACCACCCTGCTGCCGATGGCGCACCTGACCGCGGTCAACCACTCGGTCGCCGAGCTTCGGCACGTCATCGGCCGGCTGGCCGGTGTCGGGGTGCGCAACGTGCTCGCCGTGCGGGGCGACCCGCCGGGCAACCCGGGCGGCGAGTGGGTGCCCCACCCGCAGGGCGTGCAGTACGCCGAGGACCTGGTCCGGCTGGTCCGCGACGCCGGTGACTTCAGCGTCGGGGTGGCCGCCTTCCCGTACAAGCACCCGCGCTCGCCCGACGTGGCCAGCGACACCGCGCACTTCGTCCGCAAGTGCCGGGCGGGGGCGGAGTTCGCCATCACCCAGATGTTCTTCGACGCCGACGACTACCTGCGGCTGCGGGACCGGGTCGCCGCGGCCGGCTGCGACACCCCGATCCTGGCCGGGGTGATGCCGGTGACCCAGATCGGCACCATCGAGCGGTCGGTGCAGCTCTCCGGGGCGCCGTTCCCGCCCGCGCTGGCGGAGCGGTTCCAGCGGGTCGCCGACGACCCGGATGCGGTCCGCCGGCTCGGCATCGAGCAGGCCAGCGAGATGTGCGCGAAGCTGCTCGACGAGGGCGTGCCGGGGATCCACTTCATCACCCTCAACCGGTCCACCGCGACCCGCGAGGTCTGGCAGCACCTCCAGGCCGGCACGCGGGTGTGA
- a CDS encoding FAD-dependent monooxygenase, protein MSHTLPLRGRRVLVSGAGVAGPALAWWLARYGAEVTVVELAPALRASGFAVDFRGPTHLGVLAAMGVLDELRARQTHAGAISSVDEHDREIFRLPAEFAGGELEVYRRDLSRILYEHGADRVEYLFGDVITALAETTDGVRVDFARAASRTVDLVVGADGLHSGVRRLVLGPESAYVRHLGYHLAGWDLPNELGVSTVPRQYNVPGRMASVAADQRDPDRAGALVVFAAPRLDFDWRDLDQQKKLIADAFAGLGWHVPHLLAGLRDAPELYFDSISRVRVPRWHTGRTVLLGDAAWGVTLGGMGVGTGVVGAYVLAGELALAGGDHRVAFAAYERRLRAYAMRWQRGASPGRFLAPATGWGLWLRNRLLATRPVQSMLLRSTGSLATDLDLPDYPARV, encoded by the coding sequence ATGTCTCACACCCTTCCGCTGCGCGGCCGGCGCGTCCTGGTCTCCGGGGCCGGGGTCGCCGGGCCGGCGCTGGCCTGGTGGCTGGCCCGCTACGGCGCCGAGGTCACCGTGGTCGAGTTGGCCCCGGCGCTGCGCGCCAGCGGCTTCGCGGTCGACTTCCGCGGACCCACCCACCTCGGCGTGCTGGCCGCCATGGGGGTGCTCGACGAGCTGCGCGCCCGGCAGACCCACGCCGGGGCGATCAGCAGCGTGGACGAGCACGACCGGGAGATCTTCCGGCTGCCGGCCGAGTTCGCCGGGGGCGAGCTGGAGGTCTACCGCCGGGACCTCTCCCGGATCCTGTACGAGCACGGCGCCGACCGGGTGGAGTACCTCTTCGGGGACGTGATCACCGCCCTCGCCGAGACCACCGACGGGGTACGCGTCGACTTCGCCCGCGCCGCGTCGCGCACCGTCGACCTGGTGGTCGGCGCGGACGGGCTGCACTCGGGCGTCCGGCGGCTGGTCCTCGGTCCGGAGTCGGCGTACGTGCGGCACCTCGGCTACCACCTGGCCGGCTGGGACCTCCCCAACGAGCTGGGGGTGAGCACCGTCCCCCGGCAGTACAACGTCCCCGGGCGGATGGCCAGCGTCGCCGCCGACCAGCGCGACCCGGACCGGGCCGGCGCCCTCGTCGTCTTCGCCGCCCCCCGGCTCGACTTCGACTGGCGCGACCTCGACCAGCAGAAGAAGCTCATCGCGGACGCCTTCGCCGGGCTGGGGTGGCACGTGCCGCACCTGCTGGCCGGCCTGCGCGACGCGCCGGAGCTGTACTTCGACTCGATCAGCCGGGTGCGCGTGCCCCGCTGGCACACCGGCCGGACGGTGCTGCTCGGCGACGCGGCCTGGGGCGTCACGCTCGGCGGGATGGGCGTCGGCACCGGCGTCGTCGGCGCGTACGTGCTCGCCGGCGAGCTGGCCCTGGCCGGCGGCGACCACCGGGTCGCCTTCGCCGCGTACGAGAGGCGGCTGCGCGCCTACGCGATGCGCTGGCAGCGGGGCGCGAGCCCGGGCCGGTTCCTCGCCCCCGCCACCGGATGGGGGCTGTGGCTGCGCAACCGGCTGCTGGCCACCCGGCCGGTCCAGTCGATGCTCCTGCGCAGCACCGGTTCGCTGGCCACCGATCTCGACCTGCCCGACTACCCGGCGCGGGTCTGA